A window of Candidatus Hydrogenedentota bacterium contains these coding sequences:
- a CDS encoding type II toxin-antitoxin system VapC family toxin, with protein sequence MKFKVYVETSVISYLAARPSRDVIIAGRQAVTREWWEHYRSRFELLSSVVVEDEAGRGDPAQCARRLELLAGIPRVAVSLEAAEIATRLIEEGGVPASCEEDALHIAIAATQGADYLVTWNFRHINNDAKKQTIGKIVNRCGCECPIICSPESFGGNLDD encoded by the coding sequence ATGAAATTCAAGGTATACGTGGAAACGTCGGTAATCAGCTATCTCGCGGCGCGACCGAGTAGAGATGTTATAATTGCTGGTAGACAGGCCGTGACTCGCGAGTGGTGGGAGCACTACCGCAGCCGGTTTGAGTTGCTGTCCTCCGTGGTCGTGGAGGATGAGGCGGGCCGCGGTGACCCAGCGCAATGTGCGAGACGACTTGAATTGTTGGCCGGCATACCACGGGTCGCGGTGTCATTGGAGGCCGCGGAAATTGCAACGCGGCTCATCGAGGAGGGTGGCGTACCCGCGAGTTGCGAGGAAGATGCCCTTCACATCGCGATAGCGGCAACCCAGGGCGCCGATTATCTGGTGACCTGGAATTTTCGGCATATCAACAACGACGCCAAAAAGCAGACGATTGGCAAAATTGTAAATCGCTGTGGATGCGAATGCCCGATAATATGTTCGCCGGAGAGCTTTGGAGGTAATCTCGATGATTGA